The following proteins are co-located in the Roseiconus lacunae genome:
- a CDS encoding transglutaminase family protein, whose amino-acid sequence MNNGHFHPTESSANQLRSPQPQPIQMQPNPAQPFQAQAFPAPIQTNGQMAAPTPRSAESPRQISYRISHQTEYHYSEPVAACQNQIRMQPVDGGNLVCHDTLVRIDPDPNSWDEHSDYFGNLVTTFSIESIHTALRVVVESRVTVTKPVISDAEALIPWEQALREQTGWLNPHIEEHRYRSPRIVPSDSFAAYAGESFAPGRKIVEAALDLTRRINHDFRYDSTATTVDTTTEEAFGLRAGVCQDFAHVEIACLRSIGLAARYVSGYLRTEPPPGKERLVGADESHAWLEIYAGEELGWLGLDPTNACLVSTDHIPICVGRDYGDVSPMRGVVLGGGTNTLKVSVDVAPVEANSAPASTNGKDVGESSLGKP is encoded by the coding sequence ATGAACAACGGTCATTTTCATCCAACAGAGTCTTCCGCGAATCAACTTCGTTCGCCACAGCCTCAGCCGATTCAGATGCAACCGAATCCGGCTCAGCCGTTTCAGGCTCAGGCATTTCCGGCACCGATTCAAACAAACGGGCAAATGGCGGCGCCGACGCCACGCTCTGCCGAATCGCCACGTCAGATTTCCTATCGAATCAGTCACCAAACCGAGTACCACTACAGCGAGCCCGTTGCGGCTTGTCAAAACCAGATTCGGATGCAGCCGGTCGATGGCGGGAACCTCGTTTGTCATGATACGTTGGTGCGGATCGACCCCGATCCGAATAGCTGGGACGAACACTCCGATTACTTTGGAAACCTCGTCACCACGTTTTCGATCGAGTCGATTCATACCGCGCTGCGGGTAGTGGTGGAGAGCCGTGTTACGGTGACAAAGCCGGTGATCTCTGACGCCGAAGCACTGATACCTTGGGAGCAGGCGCTTCGCGAGCAAACTGGATGGCTGAATCCACACATCGAAGAGCACCGATATCGATCGCCAAGGATCGTGCCGTCGGATTCCTTTGCCGCGTATGCCGGCGAGTCGTTTGCACCGGGACGCAAAATTGTCGAAGCGGCGCTCGATCTGACTCGACGTATTAACCACGACTTTCGCTATGATTCCACGGCAACGACTGTCGACACGACGACCGAAGAAGCTTTTGGGTTGCGTGCGGGCGTTTGCCAGGACTTCGCCCATGTCGAAATCGCTTGTCTACGATCGATCGGATTGGCCGCCCGTTATGTCAGTGGCTACCTGAGAACGGAGCCGCCGCCGGGGAAAGAACGCTTGGTCGGGGCGGACGAGTCGCATGCTTGGTTAGAGATTTACGCCGGTGAGGAGCTCGGCTGGTTGGGACTCGATCCTACGAATGCCTGTTTGGTTTCGACGGATCACATCCCCATTTGTGTCGGTCGAGACTATGGCGACGTCAGCCCAATGCGTGGCGTGGTGCTTGGTGGCGGAACGAACACGCTAAAAGTCAGTGTCGATGTTGCCCCGGTCGAGGCGAATTCCGCCCCGGCAAGCACCAACGGCAAAGACGTCGGTGAAAGCTCGCTCGGAAAACCCTAG
- a CDS encoding circularly permuted type 2 ATP-grasp protein: MLQSSSLWNHSTNFTNDFDERVDVAGAVRPHWSLISSELEQLGPSILKLRSQSVDQFIHDNGVTFQPAEHAPGSAQPHANRPWRLSVIPFLFQQAEWQRLREGLAERTMLLEAVLGDLLGPQRLIRERIIPGELLWSDPTYDRAYHELSPNVQKLHVSATDLARDADGQWKVIGDRTRAPSGLGYLLENRIVTSRVTPTLIRRTNTQRLASFFESLNDHLRQLAPSKKDNPRIALLTPPSGSYREFEDTYLARYLGLLLVQGSDLAVRDGELHMKTLGGLKPIQVLWRHISDRRCDPLELDPASIEGATGLLRCIRRRTVSVVNTVGSVLAQTPALMAYLGKANEFFFGKPLSLASAETYWCGAAEDLAAVLQNLEEFAFREAYIVTGKRPIVVSELDRAAKEEFLGKLNRNPERYIAQRRLRFSRTPLWTGDSIESQKVVLRSFQLNTPKGIEVLPGGLARAGQDELELARSLTSGGTTLDCWVTSDKSVDQHKTLLKDTKSTITIRRGGADLPSRVAEHLFWLGRYAERAESAARLLRTTLNRVSGEDNWETLPEVRRLIYALASAGQIEPSYAVEPFSSNLPAIDQVLPAAVLDRVQSRSLCRSMDAILHNAASVRDRLSIDAYRIIQRAARDLNRPIDFDDTIDFDESRRGDRDANLEVVNAAAKSSTPPAKPSADAGTAQGLTINEALDRSGRLIVDLLALAGLTSESVVRTHVWQFIELGRRIERAESICDLVTTMLCPPTENGKQICEAALEVSDCLMTYRSRYINLVQLAPVIDLLVTDETNPRSLQFQFDRIASLMDKLPTVEGPAGLDAILRLVSGLQFRVTTADPIKLSELAKDGRLENLQRLLEEIAAELPELFNQINARYLIHTESTQQLTGTER; this comes from the coding sequence ATGCTTCAATCGAGTTCCCTGTGGAACCATTCGACAAACTTTACCAACGATTTCGACGAACGAGTTGATGTCGCCGGTGCGGTTCGTCCTCATTGGAGCTTGATTTCATCGGAGCTAGAGCAACTTGGTCCGTCGATCCTGAAGCTCCGTTCGCAATCGGTCGATCAGTTCATCCACGACAACGGGGTGACGTTTCAGCCGGCCGAGCATGCACCCGGCTCGGCACAGCCACATGCCAATCGTCCATGGCGTCTGTCTGTGATCCCGTTTTTGTTTCAGCAGGCCGAGTGGCAGCGGCTTCGAGAAGGCTTGGCCGAACGCACCATGCTGCTCGAAGCGGTACTCGGGGATCTGCTCGGTCCCCAACGATTGATTCGTGAGCGGATCATTCCCGGCGAACTGCTGTGGTCAGATCCTACCTACGATCGCGCGTATCATGAATTGTCGCCGAACGTGCAGAAGTTACACGTTTCGGCGACCGACTTGGCACGTGACGCCGATGGCCAATGGAAGGTGATTGGTGACCGCACGCGAGCGCCGAGCGGGCTTGGGTACTTACTGGAAAACCGGATCGTGACCAGCCGGGTAACGCCGACTCTGATCCGCCGTACCAATACGCAGCGGTTGGCATCGTTCTTCGAATCGCTCAACGACCATCTTCGCCAATTGGCTCCGTCTAAAAAAGACAATCCAAGGATTGCGCTGCTGACTCCGCCGAGTGGGAGCTACCGAGAATTCGAAGATACCTATCTGGCGCGCTATTTAGGTTTGCTGCTTGTTCAGGGAAGTGATCTAGCGGTCCGCGATGGCGAGCTACACATGAAAACGCTTGGCGGATTAAAGCCGATCCAAGTGTTGTGGCGTCATATCAGCGATCGTCGCTGCGATCCGTTAGAACTTGATCCCGCGTCGATCGAAGGCGCTACCGGACTGCTACGATGTATTCGCCGACGGACGGTTTCGGTGGTCAACACGGTGGGCAGTGTGCTCGCCCAAACCCCGGCGTTGATGGCGTACCTGGGCAAGGCCAACGAGTTCTTTTTCGGGAAGCCGTTGTCCCTCGCTTCGGCGGAAACGTACTGGTGCGGCGCTGCCGAAGACTTGGCGGCGGTGCTACAAAACCTGGAAGAGTTTGCGTTTCGCGAAGCCTACATCGTTACCGGGAAACGTCCGATCGTCGTGTCCGAGCTTGATCGAGCGGCGAAAGAAGAGTTCCTTGGGAAGCTGAACCGAAATCCGGAACGGTACATCGCGCAGCGTCGATTGCGGTTCAGTCGCACGCCGTTGTGGACCGGAGATTCGATCGAATCACAAAAGGTCGTGTTGCGTTCGTTTCAGTTGAATACGCCCAAGGGAATCGAAGTGCTCCCCGGGGGACTTGCCAGGGCAGGGCAAGACGAACTGGAGTTGGCTCGCTCGTTGACCAGTGGCGGGACGACGTTGGATTGCTGGGTGACCAGTGATAAATCCGTCGACCAACACAAGACGCTCTTAAAAGACACAAAGTCAACGATCACCATTCGTCGCGGCGGCGCGGATTTGCCTAGCCGTGTCGCGGAACATCTGTTTTGGCTCGGACGCTATGCCGAACGCGCCGAGTCGGCCGCACGATTATTGCGAACGACACTCAATCGAGTTTCCGGCGAAGATAACTGGGAAACACTGCCTGAGGTTCGACGATTGATTTACGCCCTCGCTTCGGCAGGGCAGATCGAACCGAGTTATGCCGTCGAACCGTTTTCGAGCAACCTTCCGGCGATCGACCAAGTTTTACCGGCGGCGGTGCTAGACCGGGTTCAGTCGCGTTCGCTTTGTCGATCGATGGACGCCATCTTGCACAACGCGGCTTCGGTCCGTGACCGATTGTCGATCGATGCGTATCGGATCATCCAACGCGCCGCGCGAGATCTGAACCGGCCGATCGATTTCGATGACACGATCGATTTTGATGAGTCACGAAGGGGCGATCGTGACGCAAATCTTGAAGTGGTAAACGCCGCCGCGAAGTCCTCAACCCCGCCGGCGAAACCGAGCGCCGACGCGGGCACCGCACAGGGGTTGACCATCAACGAAGCCCTCGATCGTTCGGGGCGATTGATCGTCGACTTGCTCGCCCTCGCAGGGCTGACCAGCGAAAGCGTCGTACGCACGCATGTCTGGCAGTTTATTGAATTGGGGCGACGGATCGAGCGCGCCGAAAGTATCTGTGATTTGGTAACGACGATGTTGTGTCCGCCGACGGAGAACGGCAAGCAAATTTGTGAAGCCGCCCTAGAGGTTTCTGATTGCTTGATGACCTACCGATCGCGCTACATCAACCTTGTCCAGCTCGCACCGGTGATCGATTTATTGGTCACCGACGAAACCAACCCTCGTTCGTTGCAGTTTCAGTTCGATCGAATCGCCTCGTTGATGGACAAGCTTCCGACGGTCGAAGGACCGGCGGGATTGGATGCGATCCTTCGGCTCGTGTCGGGACTACAGTTTCGGGTCACGACCGCCGATCCGATTAAGCTCTCCGAACTCGCCAAAGACGGTCGGCTGGAAAACCTCCAGAGATTGCTCGAAGAGATCGCAGCAGAGCTGCCAGAGTTGTTCAACCAGATCAACGCGCGTTACCTGATCCATACCGAATCAACGCAGCAATTGACGGGGACGGAGCGATGA
- the prmC gene encoding peptide chain release factor N(5)-glutamine methyltransferase, with the protein MSENQTSAETWTVLRLLQWTTDFFSKHGSDSPRLDAEILLAHARQCSRIELYTAFEQEPDAEQRAAFRELVRRRGEGTPVALLVGYKEFYSLRFRVNEHTLIPRPETEHLVIEALDCAKLLQGKSLQAASGDDRGAPLQVADIGTGSGAIAVSFAVHCPSAKLSAVDISEPALEIARWNADQHEVADRVDFVVSDLLESIDSSQQFDLILSNPPYVSESEFAELDRTVRDFEPKTALVSGPAGTETIERLIDQARGRLKSGGRLIIELSPMIADACVKIAEQFEEYGQTRFVKDLAGHRRVLSIERR; encoded by the coding sequence ATGTCTGAGAATCAAACGTCTGCCGAAACGTGGACCGTCCTGCGATTGTTGCAGTGGACGACGGACTTCTTTTCCAAGCACGGCAGCGATTCGCCGCGACTGGATGCAGAAATCTTGCTCGCCCACGCCCGGCAGTGCAGCCGAATCGAGCTGTATACCGCGTTCGAGCAGGAACCCGATGCGGAGCAACGCGCCGCGTTCCGTGAACTCGTCCGGCGACGTGGTGAGGGTACCCCGGTCGCCCTGTTGGTCGGGTACAAGGAATTTTATTCGTTGCGATTTCGAGTCAACGAACACACGCTGATCCCGCGACCCGAAACCGAGCACTTGGTGATCGAAGCACTTGATTGTGCGAAGTTGCTGCAAGGCAAGTCGCTACAGGCGGCAAGCGGCGACGATCGAGGCGCACCGCTTCAGGTCGCCGACATTGGAACCGGCAGTGGGGCGATCGCAGTTTCGTTTGCCGTACATTGTCCATCAGCCAAATTATCCGCCGTTGACATCAGCGAGCCCGCTCTGGAGATCGCTCGCTGGAATGCCGATCAACACGAAGTTGCCGATCGGGTCGACTTTGTCGTGAGCGACTTACTTGAGAGCATCGATTCGTCACAGCAGTTCGATCTGATTCTCAGCAATCCGCCTTATGTCAGTGAGTCTGAATTTGCCGAGTTGGACCGTACGGTTCGGGACTTTGAACCCAAGACCGCGTTGGTTTCCGGGCCTGCAGGGACCGAAACGATCGAGCGGTTGATCGACCAGGCTCGTGGCCGACTGAAGTCGGGCGGGCGGCTGATCATCGAACTGAGTCCGATGATTGCCGACGCTTGCGTTAAGATTGCCGAACAGTTCGAAGAGTACGGTCAGACCCGTTTCGTCAAGGATTTGGCCGGACATCGACGCGTTTTGTCGATTGAGCGTCGATAA
- the prfA gene encoding peptide chain release factor 1, with translation MSGIRDLLEEKLARFEQLERDMSDPEVLGDGARMSATAREHGGLARLAGKYREFKRMSTEIGECKEMAEAAEDVDEREMAEAEMSQLRQQREVLWEDLLSMTVGGEDSHRTRCIMEVRAGTGGEEAALFARDLFEMYRRYAEIRGWKVEVLESSVSDMGGFKEITLNLEGENVFRDLAYESGGHRVQRVPETETQGRVHTSAATVAVMPEPEDVEVDLKSDDYRVDKFGASGPGGQHVNKTESAIRLTHHETGIVVQCQDEKSQHKNLAKALRVLKARIYEKKREEEASKQAEQRKGLIGSGDRSQRIRTYNFPQNRLTDHRINLTIYKLDQIIAGDLAPVTEALIEYDRDQMRGDMID, from the coding sequence ATGAGCGGCATCCGCGACCTGCTGGAAGAAAAACTCGCACGCTTCGAGCAACTCGAACGCGATATGTCTGATCCCGAAGTACTCGGTGATGGCGCGCGGATGAGCGCGACCGCGCGCGAACATGGCGGACTGGCCCGTCTCGCAGGAAAGTACCGCGAGTTCAAGCGGATGAGTACCGAGATTGGCGAGTGCAAGGAAATGGCCGAAGCCGCCGAAGACGTCGATGAGCGTGAGATGGCGGAAGCGGAAATGTCCCAACTGCGGCAGCAACGCGAAGTGCTTTGGGAGGATCTGCTGTCGATGACCGTCGGCGGTGAAGATTCGCACCGAACCCGCTGCATCATGGAAGTCCGCGCAGGGACGGGCGGCGAAGAAGCCGCACTTTTCGCGCGGGATTTATTCGAGATGTACCGTCGCTATGCAGAAATTCGCGGTTGGAAGGTCGAAGTGCTCGAGAGCAGCGTTTCCGACATGGGCGGGTTCAAGGAAATCACATTGAATTTGGAAGGCGAAAACGTTTTCCGTGATTTGGCTTACGAGTCAGGCGGTCATCGCGTCCAGCGGGTTCCCGAGACGGAAACCCAGGGTCGTGTTCACACCAGCGCCGCAACCGTTGCCGTCATGCCGGAGCCTGAAGACGTCGAGGTTGACCTGAAATCGGACGATTACCGTGTCGACAAGTTCGGTGCCAGCGGTCCGGGCGGGCAGCACGTCAACAAAACCGAATCGGCCATCCGATTGACTCACCATGAAACCGGCATCGTCGTCCAGTGCCAGGATGAAAAGAGCCAGCACAAAAATTTGGCCAAGGCACTGCGCGTTTTGAAAGCGCGGATCTACGAAAAGAAACGCGAAGAAGAAGCGAGCAAGCAGGCCGAGCAGCGCAAGGGCTTGATCGGTTCGGGAGACCGTAGCCAGCGAATCCGTACCTACAACTTTCCCCAAAATCGCCTGACCGATCACCGAATCAATCTCACGATTTACAAGCTCGACCAGATCATCGCTGGCGACCTCGCTCCGGTGACCGAGGCTTTGATCGAGTACGATCGTGATCAAATGCGTGGGGACATGATCGATTAA
- the rpmE gene encoding 50S ribosomal protein L31, whose translation MKEGIHPKYEKTTVVCGCGNSFETRSVRPSEMKVDICNACHPFYTGKLKFVDTAGRIDKFQKKFAAGSYGSLQKKGKKKK comes from the coding sequence ATGAAAGAAGGCATTCACCCTAAGTACGAAAAAACTACCGTCGTCTGCGGTTGCGGAAATTCCTTCGAAACCCGTTCGGTTCGTCCTAGCGAGATGAAGGTCGATATTTGCAACGCTTGCCACCCGTTTTACACCGGTAAGCTGAAATTTGTGGACACCGCGGGACGAATTGACAAGTTCCAGAAGAAGTTTGCTGCGGGTTCCTACGGAAGTTTGCAGAAGAAAGGCAAGAAGAAGAAATAG
- a CDS encoding fasciclin domain-containing protein: MRKIMSMAVAFVLAGTVAVQAFAGTADKTIVENAVEAKKFNTLVAAVKAGGLAELLSSEGPFTVFAPTDKAFEALPDGTVETLLKPENKEKLVSILKYHVVPGKVMSSQVVKLEDAKTAQGSTVSISTKGDAVMINNAKVTKADIESSNGVIHVINKVLLPKE; encoded by the coding sequence ATGCGTAAGATCATGAGCATGGCAGTGGCGTTTGTATTGGCTGGCACCGTGGCCGTTCAAGCCTTTGCGGGAACCGCAGACAAGACCATCGTCGAGAACGCTGTCGAAGCGAAGAAGTTCAATACCTTGGTTGCCGCGGTCAAGGCAGGCGGGCTCGCCGAGCTGTTGTCGAGCGAAGGTCCATTCACTGTCTTTGCGCCGACCGACAAGGCTTTCGAAGCACTGCCCGATGGAACCGTCGAAACATTGCTGAAGCCAGAGAACAAGGAAAAGCTTGTCAGCATCCTGAAGTATCACGTCGTCCCGGGCAAAGTGATGAGCAGCCAAGTGGTGAAGTTGGAGGACGCGAAGACCGCTCAGGGGTCGACGGTCAGTATCTCGACCAAAGGCGACGCGGTCATGATCAACAACGCCAAAGTCACCAAGGCAGACATTGAGTCATCCAACGGCGTGATCCATGTCATCAACAAGGTCTTGTTGCCGAAGGAGTAG
- a CDS encoding NAD-dependent epimerase/dehydratase family protein: MNEIAPTGKTQLITGGAGFIGSHLAQKLLDRGDHVLIVDDLSTGNRANLEAILGHPRLEFIDGGVEDDRLVAEVVGRADCVYHLAAAVGVALIAKQPIQTIERNVYPTQLILDRLGERARRGKLVPCFIASTSEVYGKNPKDTWCEEDDLVFGATTKPRWSYGVSKAIDEFLALAFHKERQLPVVVGRFFNVVGPRQTGAYGMVLPRFVAAALRGESLVVHDDGKQIRCFAHVDDVVHAVVSLVEKSGAHGRVYNIGSDSPISILDLAKRVIERVNPKVDIKYQSYADAYDESFEDIRRRVPDLTRIKETIGFIASKNLDDIIDSVAEEMRQSGQL; encoded by the coding sequence GTGAACGAAATCGCTCCCACGGGAAAAACACAGCTGATCACCGGTGGAGCCGGGTTCATCGGGTCGCACCTTGCGCAGAAATTGCTTGACCGCGGCGACCACGTTCTGATCGTTGACGACCTTTCGACCGGCAATCGGGCCAATCTCGAAGCAATTCTCGGCCACCCGCGGCTAGAGTTTATCGATGGCGGTGTGGAGGACGACCGTTTGGTCGCGGAGGTCGTCGGGCGTGCCGATTGTGTTTATCACTTAGCCGCCGCGGTTGGCGTCGCATTGATCGCGAAGCAGCCCATCCAAACGATCGAGCGCAACGTTTATCCGACACAATTGATTCTCGACCGTCTCGGCGAACGCGCCCGACGCGGAAAACTTGTCCCGTGCTTTATCGCCAGCACTAGCGAAGTGTATGGAAAGAATCCTAAGGACACGTGGTGTGAAGAAGACGACTTGGTGTTTGGTGCGACAACGAAGCCGCGTTGGAGTTACGGGGTCAGCAAGGCGATCGACGAGTTCTTAGCCCTCGCGTTTCATAAGGAACGCCAACTACCTGTCGTCGTAGGTCGCTTCTTCAATGTCGTCGGGCCTCGTCAAACTGGTGCCTACGGTATGGTCTTGCCACGATTCGTCGCCGCAGCCCTGCGAGGCGAATCGTTGGTCGTTCACGACGACGGTAAACAGATCCGGTGTTTTGCCCATGTCGATGACGTCGTCCATGCCGTCGTCAGTTTGGTCGAAAAATCCGGTGCGCACGGGCGGGTTTACAACATCGGCAGTGATTCGCCAATCTCCATTCTTGATTTGGCCAAGCGTGTGATCGAACGTGTGAATCCAAAGGTCGACATCAAGTATCAGTCATACGCCGATGCGTATGACGAATCGTTCGAAGATATTCGTCGCCGTGTGCCCGATCTGACTCGAATCAAAGAAACGATCGGTTTCATTGCATCAAAAAACCTTGACGACATCATCGATTCGGTAGCCGAAGAAATGCGTCAGTCGGGGCAGCTTTGA
- a CDS encoding tetratricopeptide repeat protein — MIQHDTVRTGFIAIVIGLTGGLAPVGCGDFGTATAVAAESTEESIALYADAANAQTGGAYPLAIDNWKKFLDKYPDDKLASKAAHYLGVCHMQKQTPDYVAAAEAFALALKDKEYELREESLANLGWCYYAAAGDGPKRDETLLRKTIDTFDLLRKESPRGDYADRALFYTGEAAYGLGDLEKAVDAYNRFLKLAKAKDSPLRCDTLYARGIAYEELGEAKKAIASFDELLESCADSPLVADVLLRRGDLSIAAKNFEAAIESFDQVLAKAQADEDKAYAIFRQAYALVQAGKPSEAALRYDRLEKEFSNTPYAANATLAAGQSLYRAGDTDRAAERFQAVITQNNPAAATEAAHWLARIAIAKNAPEAAAKIAREQIDRGAEGDFLFDLKVDFAEALAATPATVAESIQVAEEAYRSAPDDPLAPRALYNAAFSLLQLNNYPKAGELAGEFLRRFSGDPLAADVKFIAAESDLMTGKIDDAITKYRSLLDQSNADEPQRPVWVLRTAMALNRKQDYDACIELLKNEYETIQVDSQKAEAQFLVGQAHMLSDRPADAAVSFSRCASLVPGTPRGDEATLLRGTALLAAGQSDQATTEWQSLIDANGSTRMADQARYKLAQQAADALRHEDAIALYRQIIDAKRDPGLIPYALYGLGWSSMELNRHQEAIAPLSELIDQSADHPLFDDALIARGISHRTVNDLPAATQDLEQYLELKPTGENLGHALFEMAIVDQKSDRNDQAAERLVRLINEVPDYPGLDEVIYELAWSYRQANNDSASVKQFKQLFDRYPESNYAGEAAYFVAQDAYRQADWSTAAKYFRTAAEKTDDASTSEKALYRLGWSLFKDAKLGEAQQAFAEQANKHPQGKMAIDAQMMVGECAFKSKNYKEAMAAYAEGRKHIQTNDDSAKSINEAAERQVRELILLHGGQSAAQLKQWDDAIAWYDELKTRFPATAYLPQVYYETGVAYQQKGDTDRALEYFKQVAERYRRREVGARARFMSGEIYFGNKQFDKAIPEFQAVMFGFGSENAPAEIKNWQAKSGFEAGRCSELLMQSAKTTDARNRAKKFATQFYQYVVDKHAGHELVEKSAARLKALQGT, encoded by the coding sequence ATGATTCAACATGACACCGTCCGTACCGGATTCATCGCCATTGTGATCGGATTAACCGGAGGCCTGGCCCCGGTCGGATGTGGTGATTTTGGAACAGCAACGGCGGTCGCTGCGGAATCTACCGAGGAATCGATCGCGCTGTACGCCGACGCGGCAAACGCCCAAACGGGCGGTGCCTACCCATTGGCGATCGACAACTGGAAAAAGTTTCTTGACAAATACCCCGATGACAAGCTGGCCAGCAAGGCGGCGCACTACCTCGGGGTTTGTCACATGCAAAAGCAAACGCCCGATTACGTCGCCGCCGCAGAGGCGTTCGCACTTGCGCTGAAAGACAAAGAATATGAGCTGCGTGAGGAAAGTCTCGCCAACCTAGGGTGGTGCTACTATGCCGCCGCCGGTGATGGCCCCAAGCGTGACGAAACACTGCTTCGCAAAACGATCGACACGTTTGATCTGTTGCGAAAGGAAAGCCCCCGAGGCGACTATGCCGATCGCGCGCTCTTTTACACCGGCGAGGCAGCTTACGGGTTGGGCGACCTAGAGAAAGCTGTCGACGCCTACAATCGGTTCCTTAAACTCGCGAAAGCCAAGGACTCTCCGCTTCGCTGCGATACCCTTTATGCCCGAGGCATCGCCTACGAAGAACTGGGCGAAGCGAAAAAAGCGATCGCCTCGTTTGACGAACTCTTGGAAAGCTGTGCCGATAGCCCGCTGGTTGCTGACGTCTTGTTGCGCCGCGGTGACCTGAGTATCGCCGCTAAGAATTTTGAAGCGGCGATCGAATCGTTCGACCAAGTCCTCGCTAAAGCTCAAGCGGATGAAGACAAAGCGTATGCGATCTTTCGCCAAGCGTACGCATTGGTGCAAGCGGGGAAACCGAGTGAGGCCGCACTCCGCTACGACCGGCTAGAAAAGGAGTTTTCAAACACACCGTATGCGGCCAATGCGACCTTGGCCGCCGGGCAAAGTCTCTATCGAGCCGGTGACACGGACCGAGCAGCCGAGCGGTTCCAGGCGGTGATCACGCAAAACAATCCGGCCGCGGCCACCGAAGCAGCCCACTGGCTTGCGCGTATCGCGATCGCCAAAAACGCCCCGGAGGCGGCCGCAAAAATTGCACGAGAACAAATCGATCGCGGGGCCGAAGGTGACTTCCTGTTTGACTTGAAGGTGGACTTCGCCGAAGCACTCGCCGCGACCCCCGCGACGGTAGCCGAATCAATCCAGGTCGCCGAAGAAGCTTACCGTAGCGCGCCCGACGATCCGCTCGCCCCCCGCGCTCTCTACAACGCCGCATTTTCACTGCTGCAACTTAACAACTACCCAAAAGCGGGTGAGCTTGCCGGCGAGTTCTTGCGGCGTTTCTCGGGTGACCCGTTGGCGGCAGACGTCAAGTTTATCGCCGCCGAGAGCGACCTGATGACCGGCAAGATCGACGACGCAATCACGAAGTATCGGAGCTTGCTCGATCAATCGAACGCCGACGAACCCCAACGCCCCGTTTGGGTGCTTCGCACCGCGATGGCCTTGAATCGCAAACAAGACTATGACGCTTGTATCGAGTTGCTAAAGAACGAATACGAAACCATTCAAGTGGATTCTCAAAAAGCGGAGGCACAGTTCCTGGTCGGCCAAGCCCACATGCTCTCCGATCGTCCGGCCGACGCCGCGGTGTCGTTTTCTCGCTGTGCGTCGCTTGTTCCGGGAACCCCTCGTGGTGACGAAGCAACCCTTTTGCGTGGCACCGCATTGCTTGCTGCCGGCCAAAGTGATCAGGCCACGACCGAATGGCAATCTCTGATCGACGCAAACGGATCGACCCGGATGGCCGATCAAGCACGATACAAGCTTGCCCAACAAGCCGCGGACGCCTTGCGTCACGAAGACGCAATCGCGTTGTATCGTCAAATCATCGATGCAAAACGCGACCCTGGCTTGATTCCGTATGCCTTGTATGGACTTGGCTGGTCAAGCATGGAACTCAATCGCCATCAAGAAGCGATCGCGCCGCTTAGTGAATTGATCGATCAATCTGCCGACCACCCGTTATTCGATGATGCCTTGATCGCCCGTGGGATCAGCCACCGCACGGTCAACGACCTGCCCGCGGCCACGCAAGACTTGGAGCAATACCTGGAATTGAAACCGACCGGTGAGAACCTGGGGCACGCCTTGTTTGAAATGGCGATCGTCGACCAAAAGAGCGACCGCAATGACCAAGCCGCCGAACGACTCGTCCGACTGATCAACGAAGTCCCCGACTATCCGGGGCTGGACGAAGTGATCTACGAATTGGCTTGGTCATACCGGCAAGCGAACAACGATTCCGCCTCGGTCAAACAATTCAAACAACTGTTCGATCGTTACCCCGAATCGAACTATGCAGGAGAAGCCGCCTACTTCGTTGCCCAAGACGCTTATCGTCAAGCGGATTGGTCGACTGCGGCGAAGTACTTTCGTACCGCCGCCGAAAAAACCGATGATGCATCGACCAGCGAAAAAGCCCTGTACCGATTAGGCTGGTCACTGTTCAAAGACGCCAAACTGGGGGAAGCCCAACAAGCGTTCGCAGAACAAGCGAATAAGCATCCCCAAGGCAAAATGGCAATCGATGCCCAAATGATGGTCGGCGAATGTGCCTTCAAGTCGAAAAACTATAAAGAGGCGATGGCAGCCTATGCCGAAGGCCGCAAACACATTCAAACCAACGATGACTCTGCCAAGTCGATTAACGAAGCCGCCGAACGACAGGTCCGCGAATTGATCCTGCTACACGGCGGACAATCCGCCGCGCAACTGAAACAATGGGACGATGCGATCGCGTGGTATGACGAATTGAAAACCCGCTTCCCCGCGACTGCCTATTTGCCCCAGGTTTACTACGAGACAGGCGTTGCCTACCAGCAAAAAGGTGATACGGATCGCGCCCTGGAATACTTTAAACAGGTAGCCGAACGGTATCGTCGCCGTGAAGTTGGCGCGCGGGCTCGCTTCATGTCCGGCGAAATCTACTTTGGCAACAAACAGTTCGACAAAGCAATCCCAGAATTTCAAGCGGTGATGTTTGGGTTTGGAAGCGAGAACGCGCCCGCCGAAATCAAGAACTGGCAAGCCAAGAGCGGTTTCGAAGCGGGTCGATGCAGCGAGTTATTGATGCAGAGCGCCAAGACGACAGATGCCCGCAATCGAGCCAAAAAATTCGCAACGCAGTTTTACCAGTATGTCGTGGACAAACATGCCGGCCATGAACTGGTCGAGAAATCAGCGGCACGTTTAAAGGCACTGCA